A stretch of Brassica napus cultivar Da-Ae chromosome C6, Da-Ae, whole genome shotgun sequence DNA encodes these proteins:
- the LOC106387251 gene encoding 3-oxoacyl-[acyl-carrier-protein] synthase II, chloroplastic encodes MVGAAASSCYASPLCTFFVAACMSLSHGGGDTRQAFGRSRRRRQQLGKCSGSGSILVSSCLEFKPCSHYNKNNKGNAFPLLGSNSLSLNRKQRKLNRATSSSSGGAMAVAMGMEKEGTVDKKPPMEQRRVVVTGMGVETSLGHDPNTFYENLLQGNSGISQIENFDCSEFPTRIAGEIKSFSTEGWVAPKLSKRMDKFMLYLLTAGKKALADGGVTDEVMAEFNKAKCGVLIGSAMGGMKVFNDAIEALKISYKKMNPFCVPFATTNMGSAMLAMDLGWMGPNYSISTACATSNFCILNSANHIIRGEADVMLCGGSDAVIIPIGLGGFVACRALSQRNNDPTKASRPWDSNRDGFVMGEGAGVLLLEELEHAKKRGATIYAEFLGGSFTCDAYHMTEPRPDGAGVILCIERALADAGISKEQINYINAHATSTPAGDLKEYQALAHCFGQNPELKVNSTKSMIGHLLGAAGAVEAVATIQAIRTGWVHPNINLENPDNGVDTSLLVGPKKERLSIKAALSNSFGFGGHNSSIIFAPYK; translated from the exons ATGGTGGGTGCTGCTGCGTCTTCCTGTTACGCATCTCCCTTATGCACCTTCTTCGTTGCTGCTTGCATGTCCCTCTCTCACGGCGGCGGTGATACCCGTCAAGCCTTTGGGCGGAGCCGTCGAAGGAGACAACAGCTCGGCAAATGCTCTGGATCCGGTAGCATTCTCGTGTCTTCTTGTTTGGAGTTTAAGCCTTGCAGTCACTACAACAAGAACAACAAAGGCAATGCCTTTCCTCTCCTCGGATCGAATAGCCTTTCTCTGAATCGAAAGCAGAGGAAACTGAATCGagcaacttcttcttcttccg GTGGAGCCATGGCTGTTGCAATGGGTATGGAAAAGGAAGGCACTGTTGACAAGAAACCCCCTATGGAGCAGCGTCGTGTTGTAGTGACAGGAATGGGAGTTGAAACATCATTAGGTCATGACCCAAACACCTTTTATGAGAATTTGCTACAAGGCAACAGTGGTATTAGCCAGATTGAGAATTTTGATTGTTCTGAGTTTCCTACG AGAATAGCGGGAGAGATCAAATCATTCTCAACTGAAGGATGGGTTGCTCCAAAACTCTCTAAAAGGATGGACAAGTTCATGCTCTATCTTCTCACTGCTGGTAAGAAAGCTTTGGCTGATGGTGGGGTAACTGATGAAGTAATGGCAGAGTTTAACAAAGCCAAATGTGGAGTTTTGATTGGCTCTGCAATGGGTGGCATGAAG GTGTTTAACGATGCTATTGAAGCGCTGAAGATCTCTTACAAGAAGATGAATCCTTTCTGTGTACCTTTCGCAACAACAAACATGGGTTCTGCTATGCTTGCTATGGATCTG GGATGGATGGGGCCTAACTATTCTATTTCAACTGCTTGTGCAACAAGCAACTTTTGCATTCTGAATTCAGCAAACCACATTATCAGAGGTGAAGCT GATGTAATGCTCTGTGGTGGCTCAGACGCAGTTATCATTCCAATAG GGTTGGGAGGTTTTGTTGCGTGCAGGGCTCTTTCACAAAGGAATAATGATCCCACAAAAGCTTCACGCCCTTGGGATAGC AACCGAGATGGTTTTGTGATGGGAGAAGGAGCTGGAGTTCTGCTTTTGGAAGAACTTGAGCATGCTAAG AAAAGAGGAGCAACAATCTACGCAGAGTTCCTTGGTGGGAGTTTCACATGTGATGCCTACCACATGACTGAGCCTCGCCCTGATG GGGCTGGTGTCATTCTCTGTATCGAGAGGGCATTAGCTGATGCTGGAATTTCCAAGGAGCAGATAAACTACATAAACGCACATGCAACCTCAACTCCAGCTGGGGACCTTAAAGAGTACCAAGCCCTTGCTCACTGTTTTGGCCAAAACCCTGAG CTAAAAGTAAATTCTACAAAATCTATGATCGGACACTTGCTGGGAGCTGCTGGGGCCGTAGAAGCTGTCGCAACCATTCAG GCAATAAGGACAGGATGGGTTCATCCAAATATCAACCTCGAGAATCCAGACAATGGAGTG GATACAAGTTTGCTGGTGGGTCCTAAGAAGGAGAGATTGAGCATTAAAGCAGCCTTGTCAAATTCATTTGGGTTTGGTGGCCATAACTCCAGCATCATTTTTGCTCCTTACAAGTGA
- the LOC106387250 gene encoding protein TIFY 10B-like isoform X2 — protein MSSSAECWEFSGPKLPEKPSFSQTCSRLSRYLKEKGGFGDLSFAMTSKPDVNGINSKAAQDVKLQNDMFPSQSSFSSSFGAKEEVVKITETKVVKPEPQSAPLTLFYSGQVMLFDDFPAEKAKQVIDLANKGSANGFTAELNNNQSAYTKNIAKNQKEIASIPRPVPSPVKTAAQEPIQTNTSSLASELPIARRASLHRFLEKRKDRITSKAPYQKEGSTEA, from the exons ATGTCGAGTTCTGCCGAGTGTTGGGAGTTCTCTGGTCCGAAGTTACCTGAGAAGCCAAGCTTCTCACAGACCTGTAGTCGATTGAGTCGTTATCTCAAGGAGAAGGGTGGCTTTGGAGATCTGAGCTTCGCGATGACAAGCAAGCCTGACGTTAATG GAATCAATTCTAAAGCTGCTCAAGATGTTAAACTACAGAATGATATGTTTCCTTCGCAATCAagcttttcttcttcctttgggGCCAAGGAAGAGGTCGTGAAGATCACAGAGACTAA AGTTGTGAAGCCAGAGCCTCAATCTGCTCCATTGACCTTATTCTACAGCGGTCAAGTTATGTTGTTTGATGATTTTCCTGCTGAGAAAGCCAAACAAGTCATTGACTTGGCTAACAAAGGAAGTGCCAACGGCTTCACAGCTGAATTGAACAATAACCAGAGTGCTTATACTAAAAACATAGCCAAGAACCAAAAAGAGATTGCTTCTATCCCAAGGCCAGTTCCTAGTCCTGTAAAAACCGCAGCTCAAGAGCCAATCCAGACCAACACGTCCTCTTTAGCTTCCG AACTCCCAATTGCTAGAAGAGCTTCCCTTCATCGATTCCTAGAGAAGAGAAAGGATAG GATTACATCAAAGGCACCGTACCAGAAAGAAGGTTCAACCGAAGCCTGA
- the LOC106387250 gene encoding protein TIFY 10B-like isoform X1: MSSSAECWEFSGPKLPEKPSFSQTCSRLSRYLKEKGGFGDLSFAMTSKPDVNATGINSKAAQDVKLQNDMFPSQSSFSSSFGAKEEVVKITETKVVKPEPQSAPLTLFYSGQVMLFDDFPAEKAKQVIDLANKGSANGFTAELNNNQSAYTKNIAKNQKEIASIPRPVPSPVKTAAQEPIQTNTSSLASELPIARRASLHRFLEKRKDRITSKAPYQKEGSTEA; encoded by the exons ATGTCGAGTTCTGCCGAGTGTTGGGAGTTCTCTGGTCCGAAGTTACCTGAGAAGCCAAGCTTCTCACAGACCTGTAGTCGATTGAGTCGTTATCTCAAGGAGAAGGGTGGCTTTGGAGATCTGAGCTTCGCGATGACAAGCAAGCCTGACGTTAATG CTACAGGAATCAATTCTAAAGCTGCTCAAGATGTTAAACTACAGAATGATATGTTTCCTTCGCAATCAagcttttcttcttcctttgggGCCAAGGAAGAGGTCGTGAAGATCACAGAGACTAA AGTTGTGAAGCCAGAGCCTCAATCTGCTCCATTGACCTTATTCTACAGCGGTCAAGTTATGTTGTTTGATGATTTTCCTGCTGAGAAAGCCAAACAAGTCATTGACTTGGCTAACAAAGGAAGTGCCAACGGCTTCACAGCTGAATTGAACAATAACCAGAGTGCTTATACTAAAAACATAGCCAAGAACCAAAAAGAGATTGCTTCTATCCCAAGGCCAGTTCCTAGTCCTGTAAAAACCGCAGCTCAAGAGCCAATCCAGACCAACACGTCCTCTTTAGCTTCCG AACTCCCAATTGCTAGAAGAGCTTCCCTTCATCGATTCCTAGAGAAGAGAAAGGATAG GATTACATCAAAGGCACCGTACCAGAAAGAAGGTTCAACCGAAGCCTGA